In Blautia wexlerae DSM 19850, a single window of DNA contains:
- a CDS encoding winged helix-turn-helix domain-containing protein yields MKKIEIIERITDANGSISENILTSWEHKNQFIPEIIRFGELKIYLQERIVKKNDSDVHLSKYEYDILLLLAKSPGRIFGKEMVYDLVWNEPYSGDYNVVMRHICNIREKIEDDPGQPLYIQTVRGVGYRFNGNLGSK; encoded by the coding sequence GTGAAAAAGATAGAAATTATTGAGAGAATCACAGATGCTAATGGAAGCATAAGTGAAAACATATTGACTAGCTGGGAACATAAAAACCAATTCATACCGGAAATTATAAGGTTTGGAGAATTAAAAATATATCTACAGGAACGAATTGTTAAAAAGAATGATAGTGATGTTCATCTTTCAAAATATGAATATGATATTTTACTTCTTTTAGCGAAAAGTCCAGGTAGAATATTTGGAAAAGAAATGGTTTATGATCTGGTATGGAATGAACCTTATTCCGGTGATTATAATGTGGTTATGCGACATATCTGCAATATCAGAGAAAAAATAGAAGATGATCCTGGACAACCATTATATATACAAACAGTACGAGGTGTAGGATATCGGTTTAACGGGAATTTAGGCAGCAAGTGA
- a CDS encoding recombinase family protein, which produces MVRDEIYIGTRIWGKTRCSMHTGHKAVLNDETEWVRLENHHTAIIDRELFEKANEMHPKKKRSVAESRTNFTLERRKKQPALLICANCGHSLLKETEHLLKCSDARTNGDPVCRSLVIRREPMEENILGLVRQYAASMLKKGKKVSSKRQCEYKEINTTELQKQSRQLTSEKMKLYDDYKDGRIDRDSYKQRAEKISVQLDEIKRKIEDAKNSKKLLEQNELSDKIKLKDFLGIQKFDTEKLREVIKVIRVHSQDEIEIEWNFDDIFSEQR; this is translated from the coding sequence ATCGTCCGGGATGAGATTTATATTGGAACCAGAATCTGGGGCAAAACACGTTGCAGTATGCATACGGGCCATAAAGCAGTTCTGAATGATGAAACAGAATGGGTTCGCCTGGAAAATCATCATACGGCAATTATAGACAGGGAATTGTTTGAAAAAGCAAATGAAATGCATCCGAAAAAGAAGAGAAGTGTTGCAGAATCACGCACCAATTTTACTCTGGAAAGACGTAAAAAACAGCCGGCCTTGCTGATATGTGCCAACTGTGGGCATTCTCTGTTAAAAGAAACAGAGCATCTGCTGAAATGTTCAGATGCCAGAACCAATGGTGATCCTGTGTGCCGAAGTCTGGTGATTCGTAGGGAACCGATGGAGGAGAATATCCTTGGGCTTGTCCGTCAGTATGCAGCGTCAATGTTGAAAAAAGGAAAGAAAGTATCTTCCAAAAGACAATGTGAATACAAAGAGATCAATACTACAGAATTGCAAAAACAGAGCCGACAGTTGACCTCGGAAAAGATGAAACTCTATGATGATTACAAAGATGGTCGTATAGATCGTGATTCGTATAAGCAGAGAGCTGAAAAGATAAGTGTACAGCTGGATGAAATAAAACGAAAGATAGAAGATGCGAAGAATAGTAAAAAGCTTCTTGAACAAAATGAACTTTCTGATAAAATAAAACTAAAAGATTTCTTGGGAATTCAGAAGTTCGATACAGAGAAGCTGCGTGAGGTTATCAAGGTGATCCGTGTTCATAGTCAGGATGAAATTGAAATCGAATGGAATTTTGACGATATTTTTTCAGAACAGAGATAA
- a CDS encoding ABC transporter permease produces the protein MILKDLRLSPLRSILTSVSMLVGIIAMLGSVLVGTLGREYLIFVNAQVYGWSPTYSFVITESDFHDRNKMEQLFQRFEAIDDVAAVTFSMGEDIRFAPMKDLTPIPPNDVYQNLMAFDLVCTTEAYSQVYNLPMTSGRWLEPSSEGGSLEVVINKEAKNYFNDSPYAAGNVKSTLSLTPFNIVGVVNDGRDFPTIYADSAAILNFAPAMWQVQNANVYWHPTTGLTIEQIHSALGDILTDTIGGYWESAGRSDIGDTYDSVLSILQLGLLVTSLLLLFVSVLGQINIGLSSLEQRTHELLIRRAIGASRTNIVALVLGSQLILSIFVCLAAILISLILVHCIGALLPVDSPVGTPSYPISVAVVAVAVSVLTALLGGLLPALKAAKLEPALALR, from the coding sequence ATGATACTTAAAGACCTTCGTCTGTCTCCACTTAGAAGTATTCTGACAAGTGTTTCAATGCTTGTAGGCATTATCGCAATGCTTGGATCGGTATTAGTTGGTACGCTTGGACGGGAGTATTTGATTTTCGTAAACGCACAGGTATATGGCTGGTCACCTACTTACTCATTCGTGATAACGGAATCCGATTTTCACGATAGAAATAAAATGGAACAATTATTCCAGAGATTTGAAGCCATTGATGATGTAGCCGCTGTTACTTTTTCTATGGGAGAAGATATTCGATTTGCACCAATGAAAGATTTAACGCCAATACCGCCGAATGATGTTTACCAAAACCTGATGGCTTTTGATTTAGTTTGCACCACGGAGGCATATAGTCAAGTCTATAATCTTCCAATGACATCCGGTAGATGGTTAGAGCCTTCGAGTGAGGGCGGCTCGCTTGAAGTGGTCATAAACAAAGAAGCTAAAAACTATTTTAATGATTCGCCCTATGCTGCAGGAAATGTAAAAAGCACACTTTCGTTAACCCCATTCAATATTGTCGGAGTAGTAAACGATGGCAGGGATTTTCCGACTATCTATGCGGATTCTGCGGCGATCCTCAATTTCGCACCAGCAATGTGGCAAGTACAAAATGCAAATGTGTATTGGCATCCCACAACAGGACTGACAATCGAACAGATACATTCTGCCCTTGGCGACATTTTGACTGATACCATTGGCGGTTACTGGGAAAGTGCTGGGCGGAGTGATATTGGAGATACCTATGATTCGGTATTGTCCATACTGCAATTAGGGCTTTTGGTTACTTCGCTTTTGTTGCTGTTTGTTTCCGTATTAGGGCAGATCAATATCGGACTATCTTCATTGGAACAGCGCACACATGAGTTGCTGATCCGCAGAGCGATAGGTGCTTCACGAACAAATATTGTGGCATTGGTTTTAGGCTCACAGTTGATTTTATCAATATTCGTTTGCCTTGCAGCTATTTTGATTTCGCTGATTTTGGTGCATTGTATTGGAGCGTTGCTCCCTGTGGATTCCCCGGTGGGAACACCGAGTTATCCAATCAGCGTTGCTGTTGTTGCAGTTGCTGTGTCTGTGCTTACAGCATTATTGGGCGGATTATTACCAGCATTGAAAGCAGCAAAATTAGAGCCTGCATTGGCTCTTAGATAA
- a CDS encoding ABC transporter ATP-binding protein, whose translation MKGISEKTLIKIKDLKASVKLNNGDMLTTVTNANMELQRGRSYAIVGKSGSGKTSLISIIGLLNREYEGEYLYDGISISALKDRDLSILRANNIGFVFQNYSLIKHLRVWENIELPLLYAKKSFTAKQRHEIITGLLKSVGLESKENDYPINLSGGEQQRVAIARALAVSPEAILCDEPTGALDKKTGTQIMELLHSVVKENGIMLLLVTHDPDIADTCDTIFEMDGGRITCAKNDT comes from the coding sequence ATGAAAGGAATTTCCGAAAAGACTTTAATCAAAATAAAGGATTTGAAAGCAAGCGTCAAATTGAATAATGGCGATATGCTGACAACAGTAACCAACGCTAATATGGAATTGCAACGAGGGCGCAGTTATGCCATTGTCGGAAAGTCCGGCTCAGGCAAAACAAGCCTTATATCCATTATTGGCTTGTTAAATCGGGAATATGAGGGCGAGTACCTTTATGATGGTATATCTATTTCTGCTTTGAAAGACCGTGATCTGTCTATACTGCGAGCCAATAATATCGGATTTGTATTTCAGAACTACTCTCTGATTAAGCACTTGCGGGTATGGGAAAATATCGAATTACCCCTACTCTATGCCAAAAAGTCGTTTACCGCCAAACAGCGTCACGAGATAATTACAGGCTTGCTAAAAAGTGTCGGCTTAGAAAGCAAGGAAAATGATTACCCAATCAATTTGTCCGGCGGTGAACAACAAAGAGTTGCAATCGCAAGGGCGCTTGCAGTATCTCCGGAAGCCATTTTATGTGATGAGCCTACGGGAGCGTTGGATAAAAAGACGGGAACGCAGATTATGGAACTGTTGCACAGCGTCGTAAAAGAAAATGGAATTATGCTGCTGTTGGTTACGCACGATCCTGATATTGCAGATACCTGTGATACGATTTTTGAAATGGATGGAGGGAGGATAACTTGTGCTAAAAATGATACTTAA
- a CDS encoding sensor histidine kinase, which produces MKLNKKEKNYLLSTLFKGYVIQCAICSVLIFGGTFLLGIMAEEILRKYVLYYYLYYRTVYLYIVAVIVWGGCIIYLTYLLLKKVVAYVYEVQAATGKMFDQNVSYIEMSPELSEIAANINQLKQEAESNARLAKENEQRKNDLIMYLAHDLKTPLSSVIGYLTLLRDESQISKELREKYLSITLGKAERLEDLINEFFEITRFNIYDITLQYTKINLTRLLEQLVYEFKPMLKSKNLQCNLCVDDDIMLRCDADKIQRVFDNLLRNAVIYSFENTDITISAQCQEDTVSIIFCNHGDTLPEEKLNRIFEQFYRLDAARSTSSGGAGLGLAIAKQIVELHNGTIVAESQEDQNKFSITLPLA; this is translated from the coding sequence ATGAAATTGAATAAAAAAGAAAAAAACTATCTGCTCTCTACCTTGTTCAAAGGGTATGTAATTCAATGTGCGATTTGCTCTGTGCTTATTTTTGGCGGTACTTTTCTTTTAGGAATTATGGCAGAGGAAATTCTCCGCAAGTATGTTTTGTATTATTACTTATATTACAGAACAGTATATCTTTATATAGTGGCTGTAATCGTGTGGGGTGGCTGTATTATATACTTGACATACCTACTTTTGAAAAAAGTAGTCGCCTATGTGTACGAGGTACAGGCTGCGACAGGAAAAATGTTCGATCAGAATGTCAGTTACATTGAAATGTCCCCGGAGTTGAGTGAAATCGCCGCTAACATCAATCAGTTAAAACAAGAGGCTGAAAGTAATGCAAGGCTTGCAAAAGAAAATGAGCAGCGAAAAAATGACCTGATTATGTATCTTGCACACGATTTGAAAACACCGCTTTCTTCTGTAATCGGGTATCTTACTTTACTGCGTGATGAGTCGCAAATCTCAAAGGAACTTCGAGAAAAGTACCTTTCAATCACTCTTGGTAAGGCAGAACGGTTAGAGGATCTGATTAACGAGTTTTTCGAGATAACACGATTCAATATATACGATATTACATTACAATACACGAAAATCAATTTAACTCGCCTGCTGGAGCAACTTGTATATGAATTTAAGCCTATGCTCAAATCAAAGAATTTGCAATGTAATCTTTGTGTTGATGATGATATAATGCTTCGATGTGACGCAGACAAAATTCAGCGTGTTTTTGATAACCTTTTGAGAAATGCGGTTATCTACAGTTTTGAAAATACGGATATCACGATCAGCGCACAATGTCAGGAAGATACGGTCAGCATTATTTTTTGTAACCACGGCGATACTCTGCCGGAAGAAAAGTTAAACAGGATTTTCGAGCAGTTTTATCGGCTTGACGCAGCGAGAAGTACAAGCAGTGGAGGAGCTGGATTAGGTTTGGCGATTGCAAAGCAGATTGTTGAACTACACAATGGTACAATCGTTGCAGAGAGCCAAGAGGATCAAAACAAGTTTTCAATTACTTTGCCGTTGGCGTAG